From Erwinia pyri, a single genomic window includes:
- the galS gene encoding HTH-type transcriptional regulator GalS, producing MITIRDVAREAGVSVATVSRVLNNSAAVTPETRDMVLQIVEGLGYRPNANAQALATQISDTIGVVVMDVSDPFFGALVKAVDTVAQRMQKHVLINNSYHQADKERHAIEVLIRQRCNALVVHAKALPDAELCSLMDQVPGMVLINRTIPGYAHRCVCLDNVSGALMATRMLQQQGHQRIGYLGSSHPIEDVNQRREGWQQALEEQGATPPESWIASAEPDMQGGEAAMVELLGRNLHLTAVFTYNDSMAAGALAALKDNGIAVPQHLSVVGFDDIPISRYTDPQLTTVRYPIVSMAKLATELALKGAAGELDLNAQHCFMPTLVRRHSVAIRQNVAPITNSSDSAV from the coding sequence ATGATTACCATCCGTGATGTGGCCCGCGAGGCGGGCGTGTCGGTAGCTACGGTATCACGCGTGCTGAATAACAGCGCCGCCGTAACGCCTGAGACCCGTGACATGGTTCTGCAAATTGTGGAAGGGCTGGGGTACCGGCCCAATGCCAACGCCCAGGCGCTGGCGACGCAGATTAGCGATACCATCGGCGTGGTGGTGATGGATGTCTCCGATCCTTTCTTTGGTGCGTTGGTGAAAGCGGTGGATACCGTTGCACAACGCATGCAAAAACATGTGCTTATCAACAATTCTTATCATCAGGCTGACAAAGAGCGCCATGCAATTGAGGTGCTGATCCGTCAGCGCTGTAACGCGCTGGTGGTCCATGCCAAGGCGCTGCCCGATGCCGAACTCTGTTCGCTGATGGATCAGGTGCCAGGAATGGTGCTGATTAACCGTACCATTCCTGGCTATGCGCATCGTTGCGTCTGTCTGGATAACGTCAGCGGCGCGCTGATGGCGACGCGGATGCTGCAGCAGCAGGGGCACCAGCGCATTGGCTATCTGGGATCCAGTCATCCTATCGAGGATGTGAATCAGCGCCGGGAAGGGTGGCAGCAGGCGCTGGAGGAGCAGGGAGCCACGCCTCCCGAGAGCTGGATTGCCAGCGCGGAGCCCGATATGCAGGGTGGCGAAGCGGCAATGGTGGAGCTGCTGGGGCGTAATCTTCATCTTACGGCAGTATTCACCTACAACGACAGCATGGCTGCAGGCGCGCTGGCGGCGTTGAAAGATAACGGCATTGCGGTGCCACAGCATTTGTCTGTAGTGGGCTTTGACGATATCCCCATCTCCAGGTATACCGATCCGCAACTCACTACTGTCCGCTATCCGATTGTTTCTATGGCAAAACTCGCCACTGAGCTGGCGCTGAAGGGCGCGGCTGGCGAACTGGATCTCAACGCCCAGCACTGCTTTATGCCGACGCTGGTACGCCGCCATTCCGTGGCGATCCGGCAAAATGTGGCGCCGATCACTAACTCAAGCGATTCAGCGGTGTAA
- the yeiB gene encoding DUF418 domain-containing protein YeiB: MPRIHTLDFIRGLAILGILLLNIVAFGLPSAAYLNPAWQGNFPATSEALTWAAMDLFAQVKFLSLFALLFGASLQLLLPRGKRWLQSRLCWLMLIGLLHNLLFWDGDILLDYGLVGLVVWRMIRDVPTSRQLLNTGVMLYVVGTAVLIILGMGTSPEPNSSWLPGIANVQYETFWHTQGGWQAIQGRLDRFSSALMALAAQYGWQLAGLMMVGGALMRNGWLQGERSLSHYRRTALILISLAWLIQLPAIYLQWQTGWAFRWAAFFLQVPRELAAPLQAVGYAALCYGFWPTLARLRLVHVISCVGRMALSNYLLQTLICTTLFDRFGLFNKLDRLQLLALVPAVWAVNMLVSVLWLHHFRQGPLEALWRKLTQLTGGKPLEKSAAGE, encoded by the coding sequence ATGCCACGGATTCATACGCTCGATTTTATTCGCGGCCTGGCCATTCTGGGGATCCTGTTACTCAATATCGTGGCCTTCGGGCTCCCTTCTGCTGCCTATCTTAATCCTGCCTGGCAGGGAAATTTTCCCGCCACCAGCGAAGCGCTGACCTGGGCGGCGATGGATCTGTTTGCTCAGGTCAAATTCCTCAGCCTCTTTGCGCTATTATTTGGCGCCAGCCTGCAGTTACTGCTGCCGCGTGGCAAACGCTGGCTCCAGTCCCGTCTCTGCTGGCTGATGCTTATTGGTCTGCTTCATAATCTCCTGTTCTGGGATGGCGATATTCTGCTGGATTACGGTCTGGTAGGGCTGGTGGTCTGGCGGATGATCCGCGATGTGCCCACCTCCCGGCAGCTGCTGAATACCGGCGTGATGCTCTACGTTGTTGGTACGGCGGTGCTGATTATTCTTGGCATGGGCACCAGCCCCGAGCCGAACAGCTCCTGGCTGCCCGGCATTGCCAACGTTCAGTATGAAACGTTCTGGCACACGCAGGGCGGCTGGCAGGCGATTCAGGGAAGGCTGGACCGCTTCTCCTCTGCATTGATGGCGCTGGCGGCGCAGTATGGCTGGCAGTTGGCGGGGTTGATGATGGTGGGCGGTGCGTTAATGCGTAACGGCTGGCTGCAGGGAGAGCGCAGCCTGAGCCACTATCGCCGGACGGCGCTGATCCTGATCTCCCTGGCCTGGCTCATTCAGTTACCCGCTATTTATCTGCAATGGCAGACCGGCTGGGCGTTTCGCTGGGCGGCCTTCTTCCTGCAGGTGCCGCGTGAGCTGGCTGCACCGCTACAGGCCGTCGGCTATGCTGCACTCTGCTACGGCTTCTGGCCGACGCTTGCCCGGCTGCGCCTCGTTCACGTTATCAGCTGCGTGGGGCGCATGGCGCTGAGCAACTATCTGCTGCAGACGCTGATCTGCACCACGCTGTTTGACCGCTTTGGGCTGTTTAACAAGCTGGACCGTCTGCAACTGCTCGCGCTGGTGCCTGCTGTCTGGGCGGTCAATATGCTGGTTTCCGTGCTGTGGCTGCACCATTTCCGTCAGGGCCCGCTGGAAGCACTCTGGCGCAAGCTTACCCAGCTCACCGGCGGTAAACCGCTGGAAAAAAGTGCTGCCGGAGAATGA
- the folE gene encoding GTP cyclohydrolase I FolE, producing MAALSQEAALVHQALLARGLETPLRSPAREMDDETRKRLIAGHMTEIMQLLNLDLQDDSLAETPHRIAKMYVNEVFSGLDYANFPKITVIQNKMKVDEMVTVRDITLTSTCEHHFVIIDGKATVAYIPKDTVIGLSKINRIVQFFSSRPQVQERLTQQILVALQTLLGTTNVAVSIDAVHYCVKARGIRDATSATTTTSLGGLFKSSQNTRQEFLRAVRHS from the coding sequence ATGGCTGCGTTAAGTCAGGAAGCCGCACTCGTTCACCAGGCGCTGTTAGCCCGTGGACTGGAAACCCCGTTACGCTCACCTGCGCGTGAAATGGATGACGAAACCCGTAAACGCCTGATTGCCGGCCATATGACCGAAATCATGCAGTTGCTGAATCTGGATCTGCAAGATGACAGTCTGGCAGAGACCCCGCATCGCATCGCCAAGATGTATGTGAACGAAGTATTTTCGGGCCTGGATTATGCTAATTTCCCGAAAATTACCGTTATTCAGAACAAAATGAAGGTCGATGAGATGGTCACCGTGCGCGATATCACGCTGACCAGCACCTGTGAACACCATTTTGTAATCATTGATGGTAAGGCAACCGTAGCCTACATTCCGAAAGACACGGTGATTGGCCTCTCTAAAATCAACCGCATCGTGCAGTTCTTCTCCTCGCGTCCGCAGGTTCAGGAACGTCTGACCCAGCAGATCCTGGTGGCACTGCAAACGCTGCTCGGCACCACCAACGTGGCGGTCTCTATTGACGCTGTGCACTACTGCGTGAAGGCTCGCGGGATCCGTGATGCCACCAGTGCCACCACCACCACCTCGCTGGGCGGCTTGTTCAAGTCCAGCCAGAATACCCGCCAGGAATTTTTACGCGCGGTGCGTCACAGCTAG